The Cheilinus undulatus linkage group 2, ASM1832078v1, whole genome shotgun sequence genome has a window encoding:
- the sirt2 gene encoding NAD-dependent protein deacetylase sirtuin-2, giving the protein MSDASELPNKEEEEVTSEPEEQSDDSSEEEAAGDTEMDFLRNLFSSTLGLSSPEKVLDELTLDGVAQYIKSGKCKNIICMVGAGISTSAGIPDFRSPGTGLYANLQKYNLPHPEAIFQIDYFKRHPEPFFALAKELYPGQFKPTICHYFMKLLKDKGLLRRCYSQNIDTLERVAGLEGEDLIEAHGTFYTSHCVSFCCRKEYNLDWMKDKIFSDDIPRCDKCNSLVKPDIVFFGENLPVRFFTSMKMDFPRCDLLIVMGTSLQVQPFAGLVGRVSKSCPRLLINMEKAGQADPLFGLLGFGGGMDFDSDKAYRDVAHISTCDEGCLALAELLGWKAELEDLVKREHARIDSQDKKEKTSADSKGAAAKGGSASVAPEPKKEE; this is encoded by the exons ATGTCTGATGCATCAG AACTCCCTaataaagaagaggaggaggtcaCGTCTGAACCAGAG GAGCAATCTGATGACAGCAGTGAGGAGGAGGCTGCAGGTGACACAGAGA TGGACTTTCTGCGAAATCTCTTCTCCAGCACCCTTGGTCTCAGCTCCCCGGAAAAAGTTCTGGATGAGCTGACTCTGGATGGAGTGGCTCAGTacatcaaaagtggcaaat GTAAAAATATCATCTGCATGGTTGGAGCAGGAATATCCACAT CGGCTGGGATTCCAGATTTCCGCTCACCAGGAACTGGCTTGTAtgcaaatttacaaaaatataatcTTCCACACCCAGAGGCCATCTTCCAAATTGATTACTTTAAG AGACATCCAGAACCTTTCTTTGCCCTGGCCAAGGAGCTTTACCCAGGACAGTTTAAG CCGACAATTTGTCACTACTTCATGAAGCTGCTGAAGGATAAAGGACTCCTCAGACGGTGCTACTCACAG AACATTGACACCCTGGAGCGTGTGGCCGGGCTCGAGGGAGAGGATCTAATCGAAGCTCATGGCACATTCTACACGTCCCACTGTGTCAGTTTCTGTTGCCGCAAAGAGTACAACCTGGACTGGATGAAAG ATAAAATCTTCTCTGATGACATCCCTCGATGTGACAAATGCAACAGTTTGGTGAAGCCAG ATATTGTCTTCTTTGGGGAAAATCTACCTGTCCGGTTCTTCACTTCAATGAAGATG GACTTTCCTCGCTGTGATCTTCTCATCGTCATGGGAACGTCTCTTCAGGTCCAGCCATTCGCAGGTCTAGTTGGCAG AGTTTCAAAAAGTTGCCCCAGGCTGCTCATTAACATGGAGAAGGCAGGACAG gCTGATCCTCTGTTTGGTTTACTGGGGTTTGGAGGGGGGATGGACTTTGACTCAGACAAGGCATACAG GGATGTAGCTCACATCAGTACATGTGATGAGGGTTGTTTGGCTCTCGCTGAGCTGCTGGGATGGAAG GCCGAGCTTGAAGACTTGGTGAAGCGGGAGCATGCTAGGATCGACAGTCAGGACAAGAAAGAGAAGACCAGTGCTGATAGCAAAGGAGCTGCAGCCAAGGGGGGCTCTGCATCGGTGGCTCCAGAGCCCAAAAAAGAAGAGTGA
- the iqcg gene encoding dynein regulatory complex protein 9 encodes MSLSLTQSLRLSSGLQDCSDQLDIVGQTQQISSDRGSAAIQETGRQTMLKRDCQFISLHISKLCTELEEKNKFISLQQLVEEDEKAESIRREEKNIIQQEKVHLRREKEESQHKAEELKDVCQLAKDLGRQLYEKSIKVARKKAVVAKSTEVQLQQTQKETIQTEQQLEEQLELLQKQIQRKIKIHEEFEAFLQNQNKELKQKLQQWQESENHAKREKEQQCYNVQRKRTIHLDKLMEKKRRFTEMKQVVVEDREKQEELRLQQAEARAAIKLQAWWRGCMVRHGLSGFREQEEKKGKKKEGKIKNKKKKK; translated from the exons ATGTCTTTATCTCTAACTCAGAGCCTCAGACTGTCATCAGGTCTGCAGGATTGCTCAGACCAGTTGGACATAGTGGGACAAACACAGCAGATCAGCAGTGACAGAGGCAGTGCAGCAATTCAG GAAACAGGCAGACAGACTATGCTTAAAAGAGACTG TCAGTTCATCTCACTGCACATTTCTAAGCTATGCACTGAGCTggaggagaaaaataaattcatttctCTTCAGCAGCTAGTGGAAGAGGATGAGAAGGCTGAGAGTATAAGAAG agaggagaagaatATTATCCAGCAGGAAAAGGTGCATttaaggagagaaaaagaggagtcACAACATAAAGCAGAGGAACTGAAG GATGTATGCCAACTTGCCAAAGACCTTGGGCGTCAACTTTACGAAAAGTCCATAAAAGTGGCCAGAAAGAAGGCAGTTGTGGCAAAAAGCACTGAGGTGCAGCTCCAGCAGACACAAAAAGAGACCATTCAAACTgagcagcagctggaggagcagtTAGAG CTGCttcaaaaacaaatacagagGAAGATCAAAATTCATGAGGAGTTTGAGGCATTCCTGCAAAACCAAAATAAG gaattaaaacaaaagctgCAGCAGTGGCAGGAGAGCGAAAACCAcgcaaagagagaaaaggagcaGCAGTGCTACAATGTACAGCGCAAAAGAACAATACATTTGGACAAActgatggagaaaaagagaagg TTCACAGAGATGAAACAGGTGGTGGTTGAGGACAGGGAGAAACAGGAGGAGCTGCGGCTACAGCAGGCAGAGGCCAGAGCTGCTATAAAG CTCCAAGCCTGGTGGAGAGGCTGCATGGTTCGCCATGGCTTAAGTGGTTTTAGAGaacaagaggagaaaaaaggcaagaaaaaggaaggaaagataaagaataaaaagaagaaaaaataa